In Rhodoferax koreense, a genomic segment contains:
- a CDS encoding amino acid ABC transporter ATP-binding protein, which translates to MPSAANPTTPTTAMKPSIVEINGLRKSFGTNEVLKGIDLHVQPGEVIAIIGKSGSGKSTLLRCINGLEVFQAGTLSVDSKPLLHDNAQAMRALRQRVGMIFQGFNLFPHLTVGKNVMLAPKLVKQQAEAPGIAQAKKLLTRVGLAEKFDAWPDQLSGGQQQRVAIARALAMEPAVLLCDEITSALDPELVGEVLRVVESLAEEGMTLLMVTHEMSFARKVSDRVIFMHQGRVHEMGPPNELFGNPQTPELKQFLSSLHD; encoded by the coding sequence ATGCCGTCCGCCGCTAACCCCACGACGCCCACGACCGCCATGAAGCCCTCCATCGTCGAGATCAACGGGCTGCGCAAATCCTTCGGCACGAACGAGGTGCTCAAGGGCATCGACCTGCATGTCCAGCCGGGCGAGGTGATCGCCATCATCGGCAAGAGCGGCTCGGGCAAGAGCACGCTGCTGCGCTGCATCAACGGGCTCGAAGTGTTCCAGGCCGGCACGCTGTCGGTGGACAGCAAGCCGCTGCTGCACGACAACGCGCAGGCCATGCGCGCGCTGCGCCAGCGCGTGGGCATGATCTTCCAGGGCTTCAACCTGTTCCCGCACCTCACCGTGGGCAAGAATGTGATGCTCGCGCCCAAGCTCGTGAAGCAGCAGGCCGAGGCGCCCGGCATCGCGCAGGCGAAGAAGCTGTTGACGCGCGTGGGCCTGGCCGAGAAGTTCGACGCCTGGCCGGATCAGCTCTCGGGCGGCCAGCAACAGCGCGTGGCGATTGCCCGCGCGCTGGCCATGGAGCCGGCCGTGCTGCTCTGCGACGAGATCACCTCGGCACTCGACCCCGAACTGGTGGGTGAAGTGCTGCGCGTGGTGGAAAGCCTGGCCGAGGAAGGCATGACGCTCCTGATGGTCACGCACGAGATGAGCTTCGCGCGCAAGGTGAGCGACCGCGTGATCTTCATGCACCAGGGCCGGGTGCACGAGATGGGGCCGCCGAACGAACTGTTCGGCAATCCGCAGACGCCCGAGCTGAAGCAGTTCCTGTCGTCGCTGCACGACTGA
- a CDS encoding OmpA family protein produces MSKLPNWWLLAAALLATGCATPPPGTMTPATAAAPAPAAAATAAPPTAPPPVLPYDEAVLNAATALLKGAPALPAGTARQAVVIDPLIDGMSGAQTAATRSMGERLAGLIQAQYPQFEVLPFSAANVARNPLVLIGTFTGVNAQRQTAGMREAYRICFALADLKTGKLVSKGLAFARPEGVDATPVATFRDAPAWTEDPATLGYIRTCQGTRAGDPINPLYAGRIVAAALVAEAIDAYDAGRWQESLDLYTSAQRSSAGDQFRVYNGLYLANWKLGRRERAEAAFNQIVDYGLAHQRLGVKFLFRPGSTAFVADPRLSGPYPLWLRAIATRAAATAGTPGTPNGASCLEVTGHTSASGPEPLNERLSLLRAEYVKSQLEANAPTLARRAIASGAGSRQTLVGTGRDDASDAIDRRVEFKVIGC; encoded by the coding sequence ATGTCCAAATTGCCAAACTGGTGGCTGCTCGCCGCGGCGCTGCTGGCGACCGGCTGCGCCACGCCGCCACCCGGCACGATGACCCCGGCCACCGCTGCGGCCCCCGCGCCCGCTGCCGCGGCCACCGCAGCACCCCCCACCGCGCCGCCCCCCGTGCTGCCCTACGACGAAGCCGTGCTCAACGCCGCCACCGCCCTGCTCAAAGGCGCGCCCGCGCTGCCTGCCGGCACGGCGCGCCAGGCCGTGGTCATCGACCCGCTGATCGACGGCATGAGCGGTGCGCAGACGGCGGCCACACGCTCCATGGGCGAACGCCTGGCCGGGCTGATCCAGGCGCAGTACCCGCAGTTCGAAGTGCTGCCGTTTTCCGCGGCCAACGTGGCGCGCAACCCGCTCGTGCTGATCGGCACCTTTACGGGCGTGAACGCCCAGCGCCAGACCGCGGGCATGCGCGAGGCCTACCGCATCTGCTTCGCGCTGGCCGACCTCAAGACCGGCAAGCTGGTGAGCAAGGGCCTGGCCTTCGCGCGACCGGAAGGCGTGGACGCGACGCCGGTGGCCACCTTCCGCGACGCGCCGGCGTGGACCGAGGACCCGGCCACGCTCGGCTACATCCGCACCTGCCAGGGCACCCGCGCGGGCGACCCGATCAACCCGCTGTATGCCGGGCGCATCGTCGCCGCCGCCCTGGTGGCCGAGGCCATCGACGCCTACGACGCGGGCCGCTGGCAGGAGTCGCTCGATCTCTACACCAGCGCGCAGCGCAGCTCGGCCGGCGACCAGTTTCGCGTCTACAACGGCCTGTACCTGGCCAACTGGAAGCTCGGCCGGCGCGAACGTGCCGAAGCGGCGTTCAACCAGATCGTCGACTACGGCCTGGCGCACCAGCGGCTCGGCGTGAAGTTCCTGTTCCGGCCCGGCTCGACGGCCTTCGTCGCCGACCCGCGCCTCTCCGGCCCCTACCCTTTATGGCTGCGCGCCATTGCGACGCGCGCCGCGGCCACGGCGGGCACGCCCGGCACGCCGAACGGCGCGAGCTGCCTCGAGGTCACCGGCCACACCAGCGCCTCGGGGCCCGAGCCGCTGAACGAACGGCTGTCGCTGCTGCGCGCGGAATACGTGAAGTCGCAGCTCGAGGCGAACGCGCCGACCCTGGCCCGGCGCGCGATCGCCAGTGGCGCCGGCTCGCGGCAGACGCTGGTCGGCACCGGCCGCGACGACGCCTCGGACGCGATCGATCGCCGCGTGGAATTCAAGGTCATCGGCTGCTGA
- a CDS encoding amino acid ABC transporter permease: MVEFSVWDILRNLLGAAQWTVYLSLIAFVGGGIVGMLLLVLRLSKLRGADTFVGGYVQLFQGTPLLMQLFLAYFGIALFGVNTSAWVAASVALTLYTSAFLTEIWRGCVAAIPKGQWEASSSLALTFGEQLRHIVLPQAVKIAIPPTVGFLVQVIKGTALASVIGFIELTKAGTMISNATFKPFVVYSCVALMYFVLCFPVSLYAKSLERKMNAVRR; the protein is encoded by the coding sequence ATGGTTGAATTCTCCGTCTGGGACATCCTGCGCAACCTGCTGGGCGCGGCGCAGTGGACCGTCTACCTCTCGCTGATCGCCTTCGTCGGCGGCGGCATCGTCGGCATGCTGCTGCTGGTCCTGCGGCTGTCCAAGCTGCGCGGCGCCGACACCTTCGTCGGCGGCTACGTCCAGCTGTTCCAGGGCACGCCCTTGCTGATGCAGCTCTTCCTCGCCTACTTCGGCATCGCGCTGTTCGGCGTCAACACCTCGGCCTGGGTCGCGGCGTCGGTGGCGCTCACGCTCTACACCAGCGCCTTCCTCACCGAGATCTGGCGCGGCTGCGTGGCGGCGATTCCCAAGGGCCAGTGGGAAGCCTCGAGCAGCCTCGCGCTTACCTTCGGCGAACAACTGCGCCACATCGTGCTGCCGCAGGCCGTGAAGATCGCCATCCCGCCCACCGTGGGTTTCCTGGTGCAGGTGATCAAGGGCACGGCGCTGGCCTCGGTGATCGGCTTCATCGAGCTCACCAAGGCCGGCACCATGATCTCCAACGCCACCTTCAAGCCTTTCGTGGTCTACAGCTGCGTGGCGCTGATGTACTTCGTCCTGTGCTTCCCGGTCAGTCTCTATGCGAAATCGCTCGAAAGGAAAATGAATGCCGTCCGCCGCTAA
- a CDS encoding transporter substrate-binding domain-containing protein, producing MKFTKRQFTTGLAAVALLAGVAASAHAQTALDDVMKAKKIVIAIPTDFPPYGFVGTDMAPQGLDVDMAKYIATKLGVAIELAPVTSANRVAYLQTKKADLVISTLGKNPEREKVIDFTAAYSPFFQAVFAPKSMNIKSFADLAGKTVGVTRGAIEDQELTKLAPPTADIKRFEDNNVTVSSFVSGQVQLIATGASVAGNMMAKNPQLNTEYKLLLKDSPNFIGVAKGEDKLRAKVNEIIAEGKKSGDLDKLAVKWLGRPAGDLPQ from the coding sequence ATGAAATTCACCAAGCGCCAATTCACCACCGGCCTGGCCGCCGTCGCCCTGCTGGCCGGCGTCGCCGCCTCCGCGCACGCGCAGACCGCGCTCGACGACGTGATGAAGGCCAAGAAGATCGTCATCGCCATTCCCACCGACTTCCCGCCCTACGGCTTCGTCGGCACCGACATGGCGCCCCAGGGCCTGGACGTGGACATGGCCAAATACATCGCCACCAAGCTCGGCGTGGCCATCGAGCTCGCCCCGGTGACCAGCGCCAACCGCGTGGCCTACCTGCAGACCAAGAAGGCCGACCTGGTGATCTCCACGCTCGGCAAGAACCCCGAGCGCGAGAAGGTGATCGACTTCACCGCCGCCTACTCGCCTTTCTTCCAGGCCGTGTTCGCGCCCAAGAGCATGAACATCAAGAGCTTCGCCGACCTGGCCGGCAAGACCGTCGGCGTGACGCGCGGCGCGATCGAAGACCAGGAGCTGACCAAGCTCGCGCCGCCCACGGCCGACATCAAGCGTTTCGAAGACAACAACGTGACCGTGTCGTCCTTCGTCTCGGGCCAGGTGCAGCTGATCGCCACCGGCGCCTCCGTCGCCGGCAACATGATGGCGAAGAACCCGCAACTCAACACCGAATACAAGCTGCTGCTCAAGGATTCGCCGAACTTCATCGGCGTGGCCAAAGGCGAAGACAAGCTGCGCGCCAAGGTCAACGAAATCATCGCCGAAGGCAAGAAGAGCGGCGACCTGGACAAGCTGGCCGTGAAGTGGCTGGGACGTCCGGCGGGCGATCTTCCGCAGTAA
- a CDS encoding amino acid ABC transporter permease, whose product MRIQLDFWSVLSQWPLLVKGVVWTLALTLIATLIGVAFGIACAWVRSQNTRAPVWLQWVVGTYVELIRNTPFIVQLFFIFFGLPAAGVKLTPEVASIIAMVINLGAYSTEIIRAGIDATPKGQIEAAASLAMDRMQTFTRVILPPALKKVWPSLVSQIIIVMLGSAVCGQISTQELSYAANLIQSRNFRAFEAFIIATLIYLSLSVGVRRLLNWLGPRFLFGR is encoded by the coding sequence ATGAGAATCCAACTCGATTTCTGGTCCGTCCTCAGCCAGTGGCCGCTGCTGGTCAAGGGCGTGGTCTGGACCCTCGCGCTCACGCTGATTGCCACGCTCATCGGCGTGGCCTTCGGCATCGCCTGCGCCTGGGTGCGCAGCCAGAACACGCGTGCGCCGGTGTGGCTGCAATGGGTGGTGGGCACCTATGTGGAGCTGATCCGCAACACGCCGTTCATCGTGCAGCTGTTCTTCATCTTCTTCGGCCTGCCGGCCGCGGGGGTGAAGCTGACACCCGAAGTCGCCTCCATCATCGCGATGGTGATCAACCTCGGCGCCTACTCCACCGAGATCATCCGCGCCGGCATCGACGCCACGCCCAAGGGCCAGATCGAGGCGGCGGCCAGCCTGGCCATGGACCGCATGCAGACCTTCACCCGCGTGATCCTGCCGCCGGCGCTGAAGAAGGTATGGCCCTCGCTGGTGAGCCAGATCATCATCGTGATGCTCGGCTCGGCGGTCTGCGGGCAGATCTCGACGCAGGAGTTGAGTTACGCGGCCAACCTGATCCAGAGCCGCAACTTCCGCGCCTTCGAGGCCTTCATCATCGCCACGCTGATCTACCTGTCGCTGTCGGTCGGCGTGCGCCGGCTGCTGAACTGGCTGGGTCCCCGTTTCCTGTTCGGTCGCTGA
- a CDS encoding toll/interleukin-1 receptor domain-containing protein, which produces MSSATRTLCVERPMGSFMADIFLSYNETDRAIAHRLAQALQSVGWSVWWDRRIPAGETWRGVLGRELQTMRCMVVIWSARSVQSEWVCEEAAEGRQSGKLVPVMIDAVRPPAGFREVQAADLIGWDGAADFPGLRQLVDDIARLLGRPAQAGSLPPTAPEPLPRRWKWPAAGAALLAVIAIVLAFAHWQDRRAGTQPMPASPVVETVPVPRPSDRHAGAAATPASTPTVTPAVTPAPAAETATATRVPAPTPAPAKPGGPLVKKAAGSNPRCAALLERQQLGETLPASARLFLQQEC; this is translated from the coding sequence ATGTCCAGTGCCACCCGTACGCTGTGCGTCGAGCGGCCCATGGGGAGCTTCATGGCCGACATCTTTCTGAGCTACAACGAGACCGACCGCGCCATCGCGCACCGCCTGGCGCAGGCCCTGCAGTCCGTCGGCTGGTCGGTGTGGTGGGACCGGCGCATTCCCGCGGGCGAGACCTGGCGTGGCGTGCTCGGACGCGAACTGCAGACGATGCGCTGCATGGTGGTCATCTGGTCGGCCAGGTCGGTCCAGAGCGAATGGGTCTGCGAGGAGGCGGCCGAAGGCCGGCAGTCGGGCAAGCTGGTGCCGGTGATGATCGATGCCGTGCGCCCGCCAGCGGGCTTTCGCGAGGTGCAGGCGGCGGACCTGATCGGCTGGGACGGCGCAGCCGACTTCCCCGGCCTGCGGCAACTCGTCGACGACATCGCGCGGCTGCTGGGCCGGCCCGCGCAAGCGGGCTCCTTGCCGCCGACCGCGCCGGAGCCCTTGCCGAGACGCTGGAAGTGGCCGGCTGCGGGTGCGGCACTGCTGGCCGTCATCGCCATCGTTCTTGCCTTCGCGCACTGGCAGGACCGCCGCGCCGGCACGCAGCCCATGCCGGCATCCCCCGTCGTGGAGACGGTGCCGGTGCCGCGGCCGTCCGACCGCCACGCCGGTGCCGCGGCCACACCAGCCTCCACACCCACCGTCACGCCCGCCGTCACGCCCGCCCCCGCCGCGGAGACCGCCACGGCGACACGGGTACCGGCACCGACACCGGCGCCCGCCAAGCCGGGTGGCCCGCTGGTGAAGAAAGCCGCGGGAAGCAACCCGCGATGCGCCGCGCTGCTCGAACGCCAGCAGCTCGGCGAAACCCTTCCGGCGTCCGCCAGGCTGTTTCTGCAGCAGGAGTGTTGA